The following coding sequences are from one Microtus pennsylvanicus isolate mMicPen1 chromosome 1, mMicPen1.hap1, whole genome shotgun sequence window:
- the Ppm1n gene encoding putative protein phosphatase 1N, with the protein MAAFARLLERLGWFARAQEAAEQETEVKHKVPGEPGGLLESPRCSQRLHGGAAAAPGLRFGASAVQGWRARMEDAHCARLALPGLPSGWAFFAVLDGHGGARAARFGARHLPGHVLGELGPAPREPEDVCQALRSAFLRADAHLRALWPLSDPGGSTAVVLLVSPRFLYLAHCGDSRALLSRSGSMAFCTEDHRPHRPRERERIHDAGGTVRRRRVEGSLAVSRALGDFAFKQAPGRPPELQLVSAEPEVAALARQAEDEFVLLASDGVWDALSGADLVGLVASRLRLGLAPEQLCAQLLDTCLFKGSLDNMTCMVVCFPGAPRPCEEAIRREMSLDAALSHKVAELYSSAQEPPCLNTVFRTLASEDIPGLPPGGGLHSKATVIAEAYSKLRQTSEECQEKR; encoded by the exons ATGGCGGCCTTTGCCCGCCTGCTGGAGCGTCTCGGGTGGTTCGCTCGAGCTCAAGAGGCAGCAGAGCAGGAGACAGAGGTGAAACACAAGGTCCCCGGCGAGCCTGGGGGTCTCCTGGAGTCGCCCCGATGCTCGCAGAGGCTACATGGGGGTGCGGCGGCTGCACCCGGCCTGCGCTTCGGGGCGAGTGCGGTGCAGGGCTGGCGCGCGCGCATGGAGGACGCGCACTGCGCTCGGCTGGCTTTGCCTGGGCTGCCGTCGGGTTGGGCTTTTTTCGCAGTCCTGGATGGCCACGGGGGAGCCCGGGCTGCACGCTTCGGAGCCCGCCACCTCCCAGGTCACGTGCTGGGGGAGCTGGGTCCCGCGCCCCGGGAGCCGGAGGACGTGTGCCAGGCTCTGCGTAGCGCCTTTCTCCGCGCAGATGCGCATCTGCGCGCGCTCTGGCCCCTCAGCGACCCCGGCGGCTCGACGGCTGTGGTACTGCTTGTGTCCCCGCGCTTTCTCTACCTGGCGCATTGCGGGGACTCGCGCGCTCTGCTGAGCCGATCGGGCTCCATGGCTTTCTGTACCGAGGACCATCGTCCTCACCGGCCTCGGGAACGCGAGCGTATCCATGACGCTGGTGGCACCGTTCGTCGCCGGCGCGTTGAGGGCTCCCTGGCCGTGTCCCGAGCCCTAGGCGACTTCGCCTTCAAACAGGCACCCGGGAGGCCTCCCGAGCTGCAGCTCGTGTCCGCTGAGCCCGAGGTGGCTGCGCTGGCACGCCAGGCCGAGGACGAGTTCGTGCTCCTGGCCTCCGATGGCGTGTGGGATGCCCTGTCTGGTGCGGACCTGGTGGGGCTGGTGGCGTCGCGCCTCCGTCTGGGCTTGGCGCCAGAGCAACTCTGTGCTCAGCTGTTGGACACGTGTCTATTCAAG GGAAGTTTGGATAACATGACTTGCATGGTGGTCTGCTTCCCAGGGGCCCCCAGGCCTTGTGAGGAGGCAATCAGAAGGGAGATGTCTTTAGACGCAGCCCTGAGCCACAAAGTTGCCG AGCTGTATTCCTCTGCTCAGGAACCCCCATGCCTAAACACAGTTTTCAGGACCCTGGCGTCAGAGGACATCCCAGGCTTGCCTCCCGGAGGAGGGCTCCATAGCAA GGCCACTGTCATTGCCGAAGCTTACTCCAAACTCCGTCAGACCTCAGAGGAATGTCAAGAG AAGAGGTGA